One window of the Roseovarius sp. THAF9 genome contains the following:
- a CDS encoding 2-dehydro-3-deoxygalactonokinase, whose translation MTRWIALVPDSSGTAGYLLDGAHLERQVIATTEKAVRADLGDAPRTVRLGDGPPDRLPAAVVPQRTSGLSALEQAEPPDIIAASVRLWIAGALASRPHWDGVICATQGDVTHWIHVSAEEAVSAQTVLTPRLINALGGAASADADAIADTLSRPERLAAHLRQAEITGDRAALTGHLVGAELAATRPYWLGQEVLVISVTPSAQMTALAAQSVPATALAPGDLVPLGLAALGRALGLAES comes from the coding sequence ATGACTCGCTGGATCGCGCTGGTCCCGGACAGTTCAGGCACGGCTGGATATCTGCTCGACGGGGCGCACCTTGAACGGCAGGTCATTGCAACGACCGAAAAGGCGGTTCGCGCCGATCTGGGTGATGCACCGCGGACCGTGAGGCTCGGCGATGGTCCACCCGATCGCCTGCCCGCCGCCGTCGTACCGCAACGCACAAGTGGCCTGTCGGCGCTGGAACAAGCCGAGCCGCCCGATATAATCGCGGCTTCGGTACGCCTCTGGATAGCCGGTGCACTTGCCTCCCGACCGCATTGGGATGGTGTGATCTGCGCCACGCAAGGCGACGTAACCCATTGGATCCACGTCAGCGCTGAAGAGGCGGTGAGCGCCCAGACCGTCCTGACACCACGGCTGATCAACGCGCTCGGCGGCGCAGCTTCGGCAGATGCCGACGCGATAGCCGACACGCTCAGCCGCCCCGAACGTCTGGCCGCGCATCTTCGGCAGGCGGAAATCACGGGCGACCGCGCCGCGCTGACGGGGCACCTCGTGGGCGCAGAACTGGCGGCGACCCGGCCCTACTGGCTGGGGCAGGAAGTGCTGGTCATTAGCGTCACGCCATCCGCTCAAATGACCGCGCTTGCGGCTCAGAGCGTTCCCGCGACGGCGCTTGCCCCGGGCGACCTTGTCCCACTCGGGCTTGCTGCGCTTGGCAGGGCATTGGGCCTCGCCGAAAGCTAG
- a CDS encoding metal ABC transporter permease, translating to MMGEEFVVLSLAPISIGICAAVACAIPGNFLLLRRQALIGDAISHVVLPGIVVAFLLTGVVAAWPMMLGAGAAALVAVGLIETIRRLGKIEPGAAMGVVFTAMFAGGVLLLEQSDTSSVHLDVEHALYGNLESLIWLDAVGWSSLWDTEALRGLPPELPRMALTLAFVTAVTWMFWRPLKLSTFDEGFARTMGLPVGLIGLTLVVAAAIAAVAAFDAVGSIIVIAMFICPPAAARMMTNGLEAQVAWSVLFAVTSAILGYVLAGYGPLWLGFDDAVSAAGMIATVSGVILALAAVFGPCRNRSGARAEPS from the coding sequence GTGATGGGGGAGGAGTTTGTCGTCCTTTCACTGGCACCGATCTCGATAGGGATCTGTGCCGCCGTGGCCTGTGCGATTCCCGGCAACTTCTTATTGCTGCGGCGGCAGGCCCTGATCGGCGACGCGATCAGCCATGTCGTCCTGCCCGGAATCGTGGTGGCGTTTCTGTTGACCGGCGTCGTGGCGGCATGGCCGATGATGCTGGGCGCGGGCGCGGCGGCGCTTGTCGCTGTCGGATTGATTGAAACGATCCGCCGCCTGGGCAAGATTGAACCGGGCGCTGCCATGGGGGTGGTGTTCACAGCGATGTTTGCGGGCGGCGTTCTGTTGCTGGAGCAGTCAGACACCTCGTCGGTGCATCTGGACGTCGAGCACGCGCTTTACGGCAACCTTGAGAGCCTGATCTGGCTGGACGCGGTCGGTTGGTCATCCCTGTGGGACACGGAGGCCCTGCGCGGCCTGCCGCCCGAACTGCCGCGTATGGCGTTGACCCTGGCGTTCGTCACGGCGGTGACCTGGATGTTCTGGCGGCCCTTGAAGTTGTCGACCTTCGACGAGGGGTTCGCCCGCACAATGGGCCTGCCAGTCGGTCTGATCGGCCTGACGCTGGTCGTGGCTGCCGCCATCGCGGCGGTGGCGGCCTTCGACGCAGTCGGCTCGATCATCGTAATCGCGATGTTCATCTGTCCGCCTGCCGCGGCTCGGATGATGACGAACGGGCTTGAGGCGCAGGTGGCGTGGTCGGTTCTCTTTGCGGTGACCTCGGCGATTCTGGGCTATGTGCTGGCAGGATATGGACCGCTGTGGCTAGGCTTTGACGACGCGGTCAGTGCCGCGGGCATGATCGCTACGGTGTCCGGCGTGATCCTTGCGCTGGCAGCAGTGTTCGGGCCCTGTCGCAATCGCAGCGGCGCAAGGGCGGAGCCGTCCTAG
- a CDS encoding metal ABC transporter permease: MIWDALTLQLGYNATLVTVGAALLGMAAGATGSFLFLGKRALVSDAISHATLPGVALAFIAMVGLGGDGRALPGLLLGSALSAAVGLLSVSALTNRTRLSEDAAIGAVLSVFFGFGIVLLTVIQSMSSGRQAGLENFLLGSTAGMLWQDAVVIALGGAAVLGLVALLRRPMTMVAFDREFAAGAGMNVPRIELAMMGVALAITVVGLKIVGLILIVALLIIPAVAARFWTDRVGYVVILAGLIGGVAGYSGTALSATAPALPTGPIVVLVSFALFALSLVAAPNRGVLAAVLRHRRFRARVHVRQGLLALAQGQPIYEGLTLRLMRRKGLIRPDGVATDQGRAQAAAALRDERRWLALRSDPAHEEATASYDGLTPLDDILTPDQLLALDDGLRLKEVP, from the coding sequence ATGATCTGGGACGCGCTGACTTTGCAACTGGGCTACAACGCCACTCTGGTCACGGTCGGGGCGGCCTTGCTTGGCATGGCGGCGGGGGCCACGGGAAGTTTCCTGTTCCTGGGCAAGCGGGCGCTGGTTAGCGACGCGATCAGCCACGCCACGCTGCCGGGGGTGGCCCTAGCCTTTATTGCGATGGTCGGGCTGGGCGGTGACGGACGAGCTTTGCCCGGGTTGCTTTTGGGCTCGGCCCTGTCGGCCGCCGTGGGCCTTTTGTCTGTCAGCGCCCTGACCAATCGCACGCGCTTGTCCGAGGATGCGGCGATCGGTGCAGTGCTGTCGGTGTTTTTCGGTTTCGGAATCGTTTTGCTGACGGTTATCCAGTCGATGAGTTCCGGGCGGCAGGCCGGACTGGAAAATTTCCTGCTTGGGTCGACCGCGGGAATGTTGTGGCAGGATGCCGTTGTGATTGCTTTGGGTGGCGCAGCCGTACTGGGGCTAGTGGCGCTGCTGCGGCGGCCAATGACGATGGTCGCCTTTGATCGGGAGTTCGCCGCCGGCGCGGGTATGAACGTGCCCCGGATAGAGCTGGCGATGATGGGCGTGGCACTTGCGATCACCGTGGTCGGTCTCAAGATCGTGGGTCTTATCCTGATCGTGGCGTTGCTGATCATACCGGCGGTGGCGGCGCGGTTCTGGACCGACCGGGTGGGTTACGTGGTGATCCTGGCCGGGCTGATCGGCGGGGTGGCAGGATATTCCGGGACGGCCCTATCGGCCACGGCGCCGGCACTGCCGACCGGGCCGATCGTCGTTCTGGTGTCGTTCGCCTTGTTCGCTCTTTCGCTTGTCGCCGCGCCGAACCGCGGCGTTTTGGCGGCCGTGCTGCGCCACCGAAGGTTTCGGGCCAGGGTTCACGTGCGGCAAGGGTTGCTGGCGCTGGCGCAGGGCCAACCGATCTACGAAGGCCTGACCTTGCGACTTATGCGTCGCAAGGGTCTGATCCGGCCGGATGGTGTGGCGACCGATCAAGGCCGGGCTCAAGCGGCGGCGGCGCTGCGTGACGAGCGGCGCTGGCTGGCGTTGCGCTCGGATCCGGCGCATGAAGAAGCCACAGCAAGCTATGACGGGCTGACGCCCCTGGATGACATCCTGACGCCCGACCAGCTATTGGCGCTTGATGACGGGCTGCGCTTAAAGGAGGTGCCGTGA
- a CDS encoding metal ABC transporter ATP-binding protein — translation MKLVTPDRDQSDREALASSPLAIRGLTVSYAEKPAVFSVDATFQPGNMTAIIGPNGAGKSTMLKAALGIVTPLSGRVTAWGHPLEKMRARIAYVPQRASVDWDFPTRVLDVVLMGQYRQLGLLGRVKTRHIQTAINCLERVGMDGFADRQIGQLSGGQQQRVFLARALAQDADLYLLDEPFAGVDAATETAIISVLKSLRQQGKTVVAVHHDLSTVAAYFDWVFVINTSKVAEGPVAEAFTQTNLQEAYGGRLATAQIGITG, via the coding sequence ATGAAGCTGGTCACACCGGATAGAGATCAGAGCGACCGGGAGGCGTTAGCGTCAAGCCCGCTTGCCATTCGCGGGCTGACCGTGTCCTATGCAGAGAAACCCGCTGTGTTCTCCGTAGACGCGACGTTTCAGCCAGGAAATATGACGGCCATCATCGGTCCGAACGGCGCGGGCAAATCGACTATGTTGAAAGCGGCGCTTGGCATCGTGACGCCCTTGTCCGGACGCGTTACGGCCTGGGGCCATCCCCTGGAAAAGATGCGTGCCCGCATCGCCTATGTGCCACAGCGTGCAAGCGTGGATTGGGATTTCCCGACGCGTGTGCTCGATGTGGTGCTGATGGGCCAGTATCGCCAGCTTGGCCTTCTGGGGCGCGTTAAGACTAGGCACATACAGACCGCCATCAACTGCTTGGAGCGCGTCGGTATGGACGGATTTGCCGATCGGCAAATCGGCCAGCTTTCGGGTGGTCAGCAGCAGCGTGTGTTTCTTGCGCGGGCCTTGGCGCAGGACGCCGACCTGTACCTGCTGGACGAACCCTTTGCCGGGGTTGACGCAGCGACGGAGACGGCGATCATCTCGGTCCTCAAGTCCCTGCGCCAGCAAGGCAAGACGGTCGTGGCGGTGCATCACGACCTGTCGACCGTCGCCGCTTACTTCGATTGGGTCTTTGTCATCAACACCAGCAAGGTCGCAGAAGGTCCGGTCGCCGAGGCGTTCACCCAGACCAACCTTCAAGAGGCCTATGGCGGGCGGCTGGCGACCGCGCAGATCGGGATCACGGGATAA
- a CDS encoding metal ABC transporter solute-binding protein, Zn/Mn family — translation MHFSRRQVVLSALAVGTFASTPSRARTGRLSVVATTGMIGDAARRVGGDHVEVRSLMGAGVDPHSYRQTRTDIQAALRADLVLWHGLYLEAQMEEFLLKLGQRGTAVPVGENVPREDRIAHEDYVNKFDPHVWMVPQLWAYVVNGVRDALSTAAPERASDFAANAAAYQAELTKLGKYAKATLATVPPSARVLLTAHDAFGYFGSAYDFDVIGIQGISTESEAGLSRIRTLVDMLVERDVQAVFVETSVSDRNVRALVEGAAARGHAVQIGGELFSDAMGEPGSYEGTYIGMIDHNVTTIADALGGRAPERGMQGLLAAEG, via the coding sequence ATGCATTTCTCACGACGTCAGGTCGTTTTGAGCGCATTGGCGGTCGGCACGTTCGCGAGCACGCCGTCGCGCGCGAGAACGGGACGGCTGTCAGTGGTCGCCACAACCGGCATGATCGGTGATGCCGCGCGGCGCGTCGGCGGCGACCATGTCGAGGTCAGGTCGCTGATGGGAGCCGGGGTGGACCCTCATTCTTATCGCCAGACCCGCACCGACATTCAGGCCGCGCTGCGCGCCGATTTGGTGCTTTGGCATGGTCTTTATCTTGAAGCGCAGATGGAGGAATTCCTGCTCAAGCTCGGGCAACGCGGAACGGCCGTGCCGGTGGGCGAGAATGTCCCGCGTGAAGACCGGATTGCCCACGAGGATTACGTCAACAAGTTCGACCCGCATGTCTGGATGGTGCCACAGCTTTGGGCGTATGTGGTGAACGGTGTGCGAGACGCGCTGAGCACGGCCGCACCGGAACGCGCGTCGGATTTTGCAGCCAACGCCGCCGCGTACCAGGCGGAATTGACCAAGCTTGGAAAGTATGCGAAGGCCACTTTGGCCACTGTTCCACCATCCGCCCGCGTGCTGCTGACTGCGCATGACGCGTTCGGTTATTTCGGTTCGGCCTATGATTTCGACGTGATAGGTATCCAAGGCATATCGACCGAGTCCGAGGCGGGTCTGAGCCGCATACGAACCCTTGTGGACATGCTGGTGGAGCGTGACGTTCAGGCCGTTTTTGTCGAGACGTCGGTCAGTGATCGAAACGTGCGGGCTCTCGTCGAGGGCGCTGCGGCGCGAGGGCATGCAGTTCAGATCGGCGGCGAACTTTTCTCGGACGCGATGGGGGAGCCGGGCAGCTACGAAGGGACGTATATCGGGATGATCGACCACAATGTCACGACCATCGCCGACGCCTTGGGCGGTCGTGCCCCGGAACGTGGCATGCAGGGTCTTTTGGCGGCGGAAGGCTGA
- a CDS encoding M10 family metallopeptidase C-terminal domain-containing protein gives MCTICRLTQTFDPMRHDPGVLTPEWPLAALISESFDASAGTFTSYTMSVGDTFNGSIASGTDQDWIAIDLTQGDAYQISLTGITLSDPYLAIYDDTGNLVTLNDDVSYPSNLNSELVFTASYTGTYYIEADAYSTETGSYRVSVQETTPPLPPSVATYDQLADYLIVGEGLYPVTFSAAQAAAITVDISGLTAVGQQMARWAMDAWEMVADVNFVIQSDGTQGNEMITVDDEDPGAFAFFPNSGSTSTNMGDNTDGVELNVNSSWFNSQGTTLDSYSFQTFVHEFGHALGLNHQGDYNFNGQPINYSDSATFANDSWHLSVMSYFSQTENPTQPASFAYTAGPMMVDILAIQRMYGAPGANGVTAGDTTFGLNSNIGNYLDDLFNVLATGRTGPNTDGTPMAFTLYDQGGTDTLDLSFLGNGRAANVNLQGGEFSDIGSRIGQIGIAVGTVIENLVTGAGNDTITGNEAANSIIASAGQDSVNGGDGNDTIQGGSGFDTIEGGDGNDELEGGDLADFLSGGNDQDHLDGGDGADQIHGDAGNDTLLGGSGADRLFGGDGDDWIDAGFNFGTSVDGVEGGAGNDTIFGGVGFDLLQGGIGDDEIHGGAQADNIYGEDGNDTLNGEAGFDRLFGGAGDDLLEDYEGFGGQFGGSGNDTMRGGDDSTTFFGQIGNDLIEAGGGDDRIGANAGFDTIDGGAGNDLMFGDFNADTFVFQDGHGVDTVGDFDALNTFEKIDLQAVTSITSLADLNLGSTTSGAATQAGANVEIDTGNGNLIILNGVSLSDLDASDFIF, from the coding sequence ATGTGCACAATTTGCAGGCTGACCCAGACATTCGATCCGATGCGCCACGACCCCGGCGTTCTGACCCCGGAATGGCCCCTCGCAGCGCTGATCTCGGAAAGCTTCGATGCCTCCGCAGGCACATTCACGAGCTACACCATGTCGGTCGGCGACACGTTCAACGGATCAATCGCCTCGGGCACGGATCAGGACTGGATCGCAATCGACCTGACGCAGGGCGATGCCTATCAGATCTCGCTCACCGGCATCACACTGAGCGATCCGTATCTTGCCATCTACGACGACACGGGAAACCTTGTCACCCTCAACGACGATGTAAGTTATCCAAGCAATCTGAACTCGGAATTGGTGTTCACGGCAAGCTATACCGGCACCTACTATATCGAGGCCGACGCCTATAGCACCGAGACCGGCAGCTATCGTGTCAGCGTCCAGGAGACAACACCGCCACTGCCGCCGTCAGTGGCTACATACGACCAGCTCGCCGATTACCTGATCGTCGGCGAGGGCCTCTATCCTGTCACGTTCTCGGCTGCGCAGGCCGCCGCGATCACCGTCGACATCTCGGGTCTGACGGCGGTGGGTCAGCAAATGGCGCGTTGGGCGATGGATGCCTGGGAAATGGTGGCTGACGTCAATTTCGTGATCCAGAGCGATGGCACGCAAGGAAACGAGATGATCACCGTCGATGACGAGGATCCTGGCGCGTTCGCGTTCTTCCCGAACTCGGGATCGACAAGCACCAACATGGGCGACAACACCGATGGCGTGGAACTGAACGTCAACAGCAGCTGGTTCAACAGTCAGGGCACGACGCTCGACAGCTATTCATTCCAGACTTTCGTGCATGAGTTCGGTCATGCGCTTGGCCTGAACCACCAAGGCGACTACAACTTCAACGGCCAGCCCATCAACTATTCCGACAGCGCCACCTTCGCGAATGACAGCTGGCACTTGTCAGTGATGTCGTATTTCAGCCAGACCGAAAATCCGACGCAACCGGCCAGCTTTGCCTACACGGCGGGTCCCATGATGGTCGACATTCTGGCGATCCAGCGGATGTATGGTGCCCCAGGCGCAAACGGCGTGACCGCAGGCGACACAACCTTCGGCTTGAACTCGAATATCGGCAACTATCTGGACGATCTGTTCAACGTGCTGGCCACCGGCAGGACAGGTCCGAATACTGACGGCACACCCATGGCCTTTACCTTGTATGATCAGGGCGGCACCGACACGCTTGACCTAAGTTTTCTGGGCAACGGAAGAGCGGCCAACGTCAACCTGCAAGGCGGAGAATTCTCGGATATCGGTAGCCGGATCGGCCAGATCGGTATCGCGGTCGGAACGGTCATCGAGAACCTCGTGACTGGTGCCGGCAACGACACAATCACCGGCAACGAAGCAGCCAATTCCATTATCGCCAGCGCGGGTCAGGACAGCGTGAATGGCGGGGACGGAAACGACACGATCCAGGGCGGAAGCGGGTTCGACACGATCGAAGGCGGCGATGGCAATGACGAGTTGGAGGGTGGAGACCTCGCTGACTTCCTGAGCGGTGGCAACGACCAGGACCACCTTGATGGCGGCGACGGCGCGGATCAGATCCATGGTGACGCAGGCAACGACACGCTGCTTGGCGGATCGGGTGCGGACCGTCTCTTTGGCGGGGACGGCGACGACTGGATCGACGCAGGTTTCAACTTCGGCACGTCTGTTGACGGCGTCGAAGGCGGCGCTGGCAACGACACGATCTTCGGCGGCGTCGGCTTTGACCTCTTGCAGGGCGGCATCGGCGATGACGAGATCCATGGCGGCGCCCAGGCCGACAACATTTACGGCGAAGACGGCAACGACACGCTGAACGGCGAAGCCGGCTTTGACCGGCTGTTCGGCGGCGCCGGGGACGACCTGCTGGAAGACTACGAAGGTTTCGGCGGCCAGTTCGGCGGCTCGGGCAACGATACGATGCGCGGTGGCGATGACAGTACCACCTTCTTCGGCCAGATCGGCAATGACCTGATCGAGGCGGGCGGCGGCGACGATCGCATCGGCGCGAATGCCGGCTTTGACACGATCGACGGCGGCGCGGGCAACGACCTGATGTTCGGGGATTTCAACGCCGACACCTTCGTCTTCCAGGACGGCCACGGTGTGGACACGGTGGGCGACTTCGATGCGCTGAACACGTTCGAGAAGATCGACCTTCAGGCGGTCACCTCGATCACGTCGCTGGCGGATCTGAACCTGGGTTCGACCACAAGCGGCGCGGCCACGCAAGCGGGCGCCAATGTCGAGATCGACACCGGAAACGGCAACCTGATCATCCTCAACGGCGTGTCCCTCAGCGACCTAGATGCCAGCGACTTCATCTTCTGA
- a CDS encoding calcium-binding protein: MTQIDFLGTNSSFLGDAFFDSNDSLDSLDVISPRNQVTSTIELENSDTGIFTTITGTNLLVNSAGDPVQGTITGFSFSQNNVAQATVSGISWPITTLLQALLDIEANDDLTGLAALFNADGPITFDASAASAAFGYDMSELEDLLELITQPITAIGTSGADTLIGGQGNDSLDGGLGNDILFGFDGNDTINPGDNNGNGDTIYSSAGNDTFDLSDIVDGWVPLDYTFSTSPITATINGLNNTGSINAGVEGTDTIIDVINPLASGWTTGGLRINGSTGADTFNVTLGDEQWMDIVGEDGNDTFNLNFTGTGYARISYIFSNGAVTADLTAGTITQDGFTDQLNLTSTGNNFYDIELRTSAGNDSLLGSGDDESFIVRGGNDTVDGGDGFDRIRYDRSGYDAVSVDLTTGTATGTYFGGLFTDTLSNIEVVRGSRNGNDTLIGSAADEGIHGRGGNDGIAGGAGNDVLLGEDGNDTMDGGAGDDGMIGGAGTDTAVLASSQSSVVITQTNAGFTFNGYTYGGSGLVVRDSDGVDFISDDVEFIQFSDGTLTYAQLESLAGITDLGTAGADTLDGGENGDFLVGFGGNDTLNGNGGNDSLLGSAGFDSISGGDGNDTLLGENQADFLSGGNDQDHLDGGDGADQIHGDAGNDTLLGGSGADRLFGGDGDDWIDAGFNFGTSVDGVEGGAGNDTIFGGVGFDLLQGGIGDDEIHGGAQADNIYGEDGNDTLNGEAGFDRLFGGAGDDLLEDYEGFGGQFGGSGNDTMRGGDDSTAFFGQLGNDIIEAGGGDDRIGGNAGFDLIDGGAGNDLMFGDFNADTFVFQDGHGVDTVGDFDALNTFEKIDLQAVTSITSLADLNLGSTTSGAATQAGANVEIDTGNGNLIILNNVSLSDLDASDFIF; encoded by the coding sequence GTGACGCAAATCGACTTTCTTGGTACCAACAGCAGCTTTCTCGGGGACGCTTTTTTTGACAGTAACGACAGCCTCGATAGCCTTGACGTAATCAGTCCCCGAAACCAGGTCACCTCAACAATCGAACTAGAAAACTCCGACACCGGGATCTTCACGACCATCACCGGGACAAACCTGCTCGTGAACTCCGCTGGTGACCCCGTTCAAGGCACGATCACGGGGTTCAGCTTCTCGCAGAACAATGTGGCACAGGCGACAGTCTCAGGCATCTCCTGGCCAATCACCACCCTCCTTCAGGCACTGCTCGATATCGAGGCGAACGATGATCTGACCGGCTTGGCCGCGCTGTTCAACGCAGATGGTCCGATCACTTTCGACGCCAGCGCCGCGTCCGCCGCCTTCGGCTACGACATGTCAGAACTCGAGGATCTGCTGGAGTTGATCACGCAGCCGATCACGGCGATCGGTACGTCAGGTGCCGACACTCTGATCGGAGGTCAGGGAAACGATTCACTTGATGGCGGTCTCGGCAACGACATTCTTTTCGGTTTCGATGGGAATGACACGATCAATCCCGGTGACAATAACGGCAATGGTGATACGATATATTCCAGCGCCGGGAATGACACGTTCGATTTGTCGGACATCGTGGACGGCTGGGTGCCGCTTGACTACACATTCTCCACATCGCCGATCACCGCTACAATCAACGGCCTAAATAACACTGGGTCCATCAATGCGGGCGTCGAAGGCACCGATACGATCATTGACGTGATCAACCCGCTCGCCTCCGGCTGGACGACCGGCGGCTTGCGCATCAACGGCAGCACCGGAGCGGACACGTTCAACGTGACTCTGGGCGACGAGCAATGGATGGATATTGTCGGCGAAGACGGCAATGACACCTTCAACCTGAACTTCACGGGCACGGGTTACGCGCGGATATCTTATATCTTCAGCAATGGCGCGGTCACAGCGGACCTCACAGCCGGCACGATCACGCAGGACGGCTTTACCGACCAGCTCAACCTGACAAGCACCGGAAACAATTTTTACGACATCGAGCTGCGGACAAGTGCCGGCAACGACTCACTTCTCGGCAGCGGCGATGACGAATCGTTCATCGTGCGCGGCGGCAACGACACGGTGGACGGAGGGGACGGTTTCGACCGCATCCGCTATGACCGCAGCGGCTATGATGCCGTCAGCGTGGACCTGACGACAGGTACGGCGACAGGCACGTATTTCGGCGGACTCTTCACGGACACGCTCAGCAATATCGAGGTGGTACGCGGCTCAAGAAACGGCAACGACACACTCATTGGCAGCGCGGCTGACGAGGGTATCCATGGCCGCGGCGGCAATGATGGTATAGCCGGCGGCGCAGGCAACGATGTTCTGCTGGGTGAAGACGGCAATGACACGATGGACGGCGGCGCCGGCGACGACGGCATGATCGGCGGCGCGGGCACCGACACCGCGGTGCTTGCTTCCTCTCAGTCCAGCGTCGTTATCACCCAGACCAATGCAGGGTTCACGTTTAACGGATACACGTACGGCGGCAGCGGCTTGGTCGTCCGGGACAGCGACGGTGTCGATTTCATTTCCGACGACGTGGAATTCATCCAGTTCTCCGATGGCACGCTGACCTACGCACAGCTGGAATCTCTGGCCGGCATCACCGATCTTGGCACCGCGGGAGCGGACACACTTGACGGTGGGGAGAATGGCGACTTCCTGGTCGGGTTCGGCGGCAATGATACGCTCAACGGCAACGGCGGCAACGACAGCCTGCTCGGCAGCGCCGGGTTCGACTCGATCTCTGGCGGCGACGGCAACGATACGCTTCTTGGCGAAAACCAGGCCGACTTCCTGAGCGGTGGCAACGACCAGGACCACCTTGATGGCGGCGACGGCGCGGATCAGATCCATGGTGACGCAGGCAACGACACGCTGCTTGGCGGATCGGGTGCGGACCGTCTCTTTGGCGGGGACGGCGACGACTGGATCGACGCAGGTTTCAACTTCGGCACGTCTGTTGACGGCGTCGAAGGCGGCGCTGGCAACGACACGATCTTCGGCGGCGTCGGCTTTGACCTCTTGCAGGGCGGCATCGGCGATGACGAGATCCATGGCGGCGCCCAGGCCGACAACATTTACGGCGAAGACGGCAACGACACGCTGAACGGCGAAGCCGGCTTTGACCGGCTGTTCGGCGGCGCCGGGGACGACCTGCTGGAAGACTACGAAGGTTTCGGCGGCCAGTTCGGCGGCTCGGGCAACGATACGATGCGCGGTGGCGATGACAGTACCGCCTTCTTCGGCCAACTGGGCAACGACATTATCGAAGCGGGCGGCGGCGACGATCGCATCGGCGGCAACGCAGGTTTCGACTTGATCGACGGCGGCGCGGGCAACGACCTGATGTTCGGGGATTTCAACGCCGACACCTTCGTCTTCCAGGACGGCCACGGTGTGGACACGGTGGGCGACTTCGATGCGCTGAACACGTTCGAGAAGATCGACCTTCAGGCGGTCACCTCGATCACGTCGCTGGCGGATCTGAACCTGGGTTCGACCACAAGCGGCGCGGCCACGCAAGCGGGCGCCAATGTCGAGATCGACACCGGAAACGGCAACCTGATCATCCTCAACAACGTGTCCCTCAGCGACCTGGATGCCAGCGACTTCATCTTCTGA
- a CDS encoding sulfotransferase, with protein MNEKIFGKLFLSIGAMKAGTTWLFAVLERNPALHFTLEKEIHYFYHKYVNGRHLSERRRLQTAKDRYLFRFDPERANIDRIRGNLHWVANYLQRPVDDFWYRNLFDLRDTQEWACDFSNLHSFVPAKAWPQIADSCEQLRVLYTMRHPVKRLWSHTKFHLQMTGGLHHLEEWGPREFENFVRTPHIWNNAEYGAVLRRMREGLKPDQRKVIFYEDLHADQRGTLASIEDFLGITHFNYPQPLLERRFTESVNHSMPDYFPGLFADDIDRIKREIEAEGFKLPANWQG; from the coding sequence ATGAACGAAAAGATCTTCGGCAAGCTTTTCCTCAGCATTGGCGCCATGAAGGCCGGAACCACGTGGCTTTTTGCCGTTCTGGAACGAAACCCCGCGCTTCATTTCACGCTCGAGAAGGAAATCCACTACTTTTACCACAAGTACGTGAATGGCCGGCACCTGAGCGAACGGCGCAGGCTACAGACGGCAAAGGACCGTTACCTTTTCCGGTTCGATCCCGAGCGGGCGAATATCGATCGGATTCGTGGCAATCTGCACTGGGTTGCCAACTACCTTCAGCGTCCGGTCGACGACTTCTGGTACCGCAACCTTTTTGATCTGCGCGATACGCAGGAATGGGCCTGCGACTTTTCCAATCTGCACTCTTTCGTCCCGGCAAAGGCATGGCCCCAGATTGCCGACAGCTGTGAGCAACTGCGCGTGCTCTACACCATGCGTCATCCGGTCAAGCGGCTCTGGAGCCATACGAAGTTTCATCTGCAGATGACGGGCGGCCTGCACCACCTTGAAGAGTGGGGACCAAGAGAGTTTGAAAATTTCGTGCGGACGCCGCATATCTGGAACAACGCCGAATATGGCGCGGTTCTGCGCAGGATGCGCGAGGGCCTTAAACCGGATCAGCGCAAGGTTATCTTCTACGAAGACCTGCATGCCGACCAGCGTGGCACGTTGGCGTCAATCGAGGATTTCCTGGGGATCACGCATTTCAACTATCCCCAGCCTTTGCTGGAACGCCGCTTCACCGAAAGCGTCAATCATAGCATGCCGGATTACTTTCCCGGATTGTTCGCGGATGACATTGATCGGATCAAGCGCGAGATCGAGGCGGAAGGGTTCAAGTTGCCGGCGAATTGGCAAGGGTAA